One Glycine max cultivar Williams 82 chromosome 3, Glycine_max_v4.0, whole genome shotgun sequence DNA window includes the following coding sequences:
- the LOC100808581 gene encoding hydroquinone glucosyltransferase — protein MRTHLVVVSVPVISHQIAISEFCKRLLQLHPTIRITFIIPVLESLPNASKSIIVSLSALDIETITLPPVNLPQEITVPALKLPLAMSLSLPSIHDALKSITSTSHVVAIVADYFAYELLPFAKELKILSYVFFPTAATIISLCLHSSTLHETISCEYKELQEPIKIPGCIPIHGRDLPTSLQDRSSENYKHFLLRSKALRLADGILVNSFVELEARAFKAMMEESKSNPSVYMVGPIVKNVCDTTHNNNTNNNINGSHCLAWLDEQTPNSVVFVSFGSGGTISQHQMNELALGLEQSSQKFVWVVREPNDLPSANYFGGSSLGQDPLSFLPNEFMERTKGQGLVIPFWAPQVEILGHKAIGAFLTQCGWFSTLESVVNGVPIIVWPLFAEQRMIATILVDDLKVAIRPKANESGIVERCEVAKVVKSLLVGNEGMRIRNRMEVMQDAGASAIKNNGFSTTTLSQLATKWKNMGGCK, from the exons ATGAGAACTCACTTAGTAGTAGTTTCTGTTCCTGTTATTAGCCATCAAATAGCAATTTCTGAATTCTGCAAGAGACTCCTTCAGCTCCATCCCACCATTAGAATCACCTTCATCATTCCAGTGCTAGAGTCTCTTCCAAATGCCTCCAAATCCATCATTGTTTCTCTTTCAGCCCTAGACATAGAAACCATTACTCTTCCTCCAGTGAACTTGCCACAAGAGATCACTGTTCCAGCTCTCAAACTTCCACTTGCAATGTCTCTTTCTCTGCCTTCTATCCATGATGCATTGAAGTCAATCACGTCAACTTCACACGTTGTTGCTATAGTTGCAGATTATTTTGCCTATGAACTGCTCCCATTTGCTAAGGAACTTAAGATTTTATCATACGTATTTTTTCCTACAGCGGCAACAATAATTTCGCTTTGTTTACATTCATCAACGCTGCATGAAACAATTTCTTGTGAATACAAAGAGCTGCAAGAACCAATCAAGATCCCAG GTTGTATACCAATTCACGGTAGGGATCTACCAACCTCACTTCAGGATAGGTCAAGCGAAAATTACAAGCATTTTCTTCTACGGTCCAAAGCACTACGTCTTGCTGATGGTATCTTGGTCAATAGCTTTGTGGAATTGGAAGCTAGGGCATTCAAAGCCATGATGGAAGAAAGCAAGAGTAACCCTTCAGTGTACATGGTAGGACctattgtaaaaaatgtttgtgacaccACTcacaataataatactaataataatatcaatggGTCACATTGTTTAGCATGGTTAGATGAGCAAACACCTAACTCTGTGGTGTTTGTCTCATTTGGTAGTGGGGGCACAATCTCTCAACACCAAATGAATGAGCTAGCATTGGGATTGGAACAAAGTTCCCAAAAGTTTGTGTGGGTTGTGAGAGAACCAAATGACTTACCTAGTGCTAATTATTTTGGAGGTTCCTCATTAGGACAAGACCCTTTGAGTTTTCTACCAAATGAGTTTATGGAGAGGACCAAAGGCCAAGGTTTGGTGATTCCATTTTGGGCACCCCAAGTTGAGATCCTTGGTCACAAAGCTATTGGTGCATTCCTTACTCAATGTGGTTGGTTTTCTACCCTTGAGTCTGTGGTGAATGGGGTGCCAATAATAGTTTGGCCACTCTTTGCTGAGCAGAGAATGATTGCAACAATTCTAGTTGATGACCTCAAAGTGGCTATAAGGCCAAAGGCTAATGAGAGTGGCATTGTGGAAAGGTGTGAAGTTGCCAAAGTGGTGAAGAGCTTATTGGTTGGTAATGAAGGAATGAGAATTCGTAATAGAATGGAAGTGATGCAAGATGCTGGTGCTAgtgcaattaaaaataatggatTTTCCACAACAACATTGTCTCAATTGGCCACAAAATGGAAGAATATGGGAGGCTGCAAGTAA